ATACCTTCATCGCTGATGGTAATTTTTATAACTCATGCGCGTAAGTACCCGCGCCTAGAGCAAAGTTCTAAGGGGGTGTAAGTATGGCCCTAGCCACAGTCGGTGGGAGACCAGTCCTGATATTGAAGGAAGGAACTACGAGAACGAGAGGGGATGAAGCTAGAAGGATAAATATAATGGCAGCGAGGGCAATAGCGGACGCTGTTAAGACAACGCTCGGTCCTAAGGGAATGGATAAGATGATAGTGGATTCGATCGGTGATATAACTGTCAGCAACGATGGGGCCACGATACTGCAGGAGATGGAAGTCGCCCATCCAGCCGCGAAGCTGATGGTAAACCTGGCCAAAGCTCAGGATAAGGAGGTAGGGGATGGGACGACAACTAGCGTAGTTCTCGCAGGAGAGCTTTTGACGGAGGCTGAGTCGCTACTGCAGAAGGATATACATCCGACCGTCATAGTCGAGGGTTACGAGAAGGCTCTGAAGTTCGTGGAGCAGGAGCTGGAGAAGCTCGCTATAAAAGTCAATCCTGACGATGAGGGATGGCTCATGAAGGTCGCTGAGACAGCTATGAGCAGCAAGCTCGTGAGTGGTGAGAAGAGGAAGCTAGCTGAGATAGCTGTTAAGGCTGTTAAAGCTGTCGAGGAGATGAAAGGGGATAAGAGGTACGTAGATATAGATAACGTGAAGATAGTGAAGAAGAAGGGCAAGAGTTTAGCTGAGACGGAGTTCGTCAAGGGCATAATATTGGACAAGGAAGTCGTCCACGGGGACATGCCGAAGAGCGTTAAGAACGCTAGGATAGCGATTCTAAATGTACCGCTTGAGATAAAGAAGCCTGAGATAGACATGGAGGTTCAGATATCATCTCCTCAGGAGCTGAGGGAATTCATAGAGCAGGAGACCAAGATCCTCAGGGAGAAGGTGGAGAAAATACATTCTGTTGGTGCTAACGTTGTCTTCTGCCAGAAGGGGATAGATGAGGTAGCTCAGCACTTCTTGGCGAAGTACGGTATAATGGCAGTTAGGAGAGTAAGCGAGAAGGATATGCAGAGGCTAGAGAAGGCTACTGGAGGAAAAATAGTCAACAATTTGGATGATTTAACTGAAAACGAGCTTGGAAGAGCCGGACTTGTTGAGGAGAGGAAGATAGGAGACGATAAGATGATATTCATCGAGGAGTGCGAGAACCCGAGGGCTGTCACGATATTGCTGAGGGCCGGAGCCGATACGATACTGGATGAGGCTGAGAGAGGGCTCAAGGATGCCCTATACGTCATAAGGAACGTAGTTGAGGATGGAAAGGTGTTCCATGGAGGCGGCTCCATACAGGAGGAGCTAGCGATAAGGCTGAGGGAGTATGCACACTCAGAGAAAGGGAAGGAGCAGCTCGCAATGGAGGCTTTCGCGAATGCTTTGGAGAGCATCCCTAGGATATTAGCTGAGAACGCTGGCATGGATGCTGTGGATGCGATAGTCGAGCTGAGGAACGCTCACAAGTCAGGTAAGATATCCGCAGGTATAGATGTCCTCAACGGTAAGGTCGGCGATATGGCTGAGCTCGGAGTCGTCGATACTTACAGGGGAGTGAAGAACGCTATAGCTGCGGCCACTGAGACAGCTATCCTGATAATAAAGACGGACGATATAATAGCCGCTAAGCCATACGAGGAGAAGGGCAAGGAGAAGGGCAAGGGCGGAGAGGAAGAGGAGGGTGGCGGTGAGTTTAAATCTGAGTTCGACTGATGGCCCCCGATAGGAATGAAATGGGTCGATAGGGAATCTGGGAAGATCCTCGGGATAAATGCCTTCGATCTTTTTTTACTACTCATAATTTTGTGTGCCGGCGGCTATTATGCCTATGAGAACTTAGTTCCGCCGCCTCAAGAGGTCAGCTCGTTCTCGGGGTTGAACATAAGGAATGCGGCTCTGGAGTACAGTAGGCTCTCGGGTCTGGGCTATCTAGTTTACGCTAGAGTGGATGGTACTTGGACTATGAACGGCACGGAGCTTCATGACGATATTCTAATAACCTGGGCTTATGAGACAAGGCTATTCGGATGGTATAAGGGGAGCAGGGTCACGATAGGGGGGCCGAATGCCTACGTTGAGGACATCGCTGCTACCCAAATAACATTCAAGACAGCCACGCCCTCCGTAATAAGGATTTATGTGAATCAGATAAATGGAAGCACATTGTCCGAAATATCGGATAGGTTAGAGGAAATTTCGAGAAATGTGGCAGGTAGATATGGAGTAGGCAATGTCCTGATCAGATCATCTCTCGTCATAAGCGTCCCTGGGTTGAAGCCAGACGCCTTCATCTACAGCCAGCTCAGGAATAAGATATACAGTAGGGTACCCTGGGGCTACCCGTATTTCAATCTAGGGGATTCCTACATAACGATAATATTCGATTACACTCAGAGGAATTTCCTCACTACAGATGACTTGAGGACGATAGACTCCATACTGAGGGAGCTGAACATAAGTTACAGTGGCGTGATCCTTTACGATGGATATGTCTTCATAGGGACCGAGAAGCCCCTGACCGGTGTCTCGGTCTACGCCGAACTTCTGGAGAACGCTAGGAAGTACTCGAATACGATAGATCTAACGAAGTTGACGTATACGGTGAAGCCGTGAGGTGCCCCATTTGATCCTCTCTATACTGATCAGATCCTTTAAGAGCTCTCTCATAGGGAGAAAGTTGATTAGATTAAGGCCATCGATAATAAAGGGGAGCTTCACATATAGAGCTCTAATTTTAATCTATAAGACTCTCAGCGATTCATATGATAGATCTTTCATTGTGAGATTACTCAGGAAGCTCTGCTACCCGATCGAGAGCAAAGTCACACTCCAAAAATTCCAATTTAAGGAAGGAAGTTTACTGAAAAGGGCTTTAGATATCTTTCTATCACCATTCATCCTCCCCATAGGCTTCTTATTCTTCTTTATGGTCTCCTTGGTGAGGGTGTGCGAGGGCACCGTCCTCCTACTCCTCCTGACCGTGATATCGATGCTACTGGGAATAGCTTTAGCCAGGGCCGAGGAGGAAATGGAGGTGATAGATCCAAGGGGTTTCGTCCTCTTCCTAGGGGCCTCGATGTTCCTCATAGGTTATGCTGCTTTCATCGTTCAGATAGCGAATGCAGGGGGAATCCCTCTACTGGATGAGCAAGTGAGGCGGAAGCTCTCAGCGGAGCTCAACTACCTCTCATGGACTACTGTCCCAGGCGCGGCATTCATACTCTCCTCATCGAAGGTAAGGAGGTGCGAGGCTATCATATTCTCAATAATAGGGTTCATACCATCCTTCCTGCTCGCTTTCAGAACGGAGATGATAGCATACATACTCGCGATCCTCACAGTATTGTACAATAGGAAGCTGATAGGATTGGGGTTCATAACGACTGCGTTCATGATGCTGATAATATCCTTCATAGGGGTCGGGGCGTTCAGATCCATAGCGACGGGGCTTGTTCAGAATCCGATAATCTCGGTCCTATATAGACCGACTATAACTGTCGCAGCTCTAGATACTATCGTTAGACTTTATGGCTTCAGGCCAGTTACAAATGGTTACATCCATCTCGCTGCGATCTCCTCCCTTGGGCTCATAAGCGGATCTAGATACGGACCCAGGAACCTGATAGGCAGGTACACTCTGGGGAGGACCGATGTATCTACGACGGCCACGCTCATAGGGGGGCCGCTCTTAGATTGGGGGATCCTAGGGGTCTTGGCTTCCTCCCTCATATACTCCTATATGTTAGCGCTATCCCACAGGTTCTCCAGGGGGAGGGAGGCGCTTCTAGGTCCTTACGCAGTCTTATACTCATACTTAGTCGTGGGGATCGAGACCGGGGTATTGGATCTCAACGTCTACATCTACCTTTTAATCTCGATCCTCATCGTAATATTCTCACTGAGGCCCAAAAGATGAAAGCCCAAGGGATAATAATTCACCCTTCCTTAGGAATTTTTATAATTTTAGCCTCTATAATGATCTTCGGTTCAATTAAATTCGGTTTATCCTATCAATGGCTCCTCGCCTCCCTCTCCGGCCTCGCTTCATTCACACTAGGCGCTGCCTCAGCGAACCGCTTGGGCATCAAGTTCCTGATGATCTCATCGGAGATAGCACTCTTTACAATCCTATCTTTCTCATTTTTGAGGATAGCAGGGTATTACTCATTCATAATCTCATTTCTATGGCTGATAGTCGCGAACATATCCTCATTACTCATCAGGACGAAGGAAATGAGGGTACCGATATATTCAATACCCATATTCATCCTAGGCGCATCCCTCGTCATCTACTCCTACCTCAAGATCCCGAATATCGCTGAGCTGAGGGCCTCGCCAAGCGTACCGATTGAGGGAGCGTTCGGGATGTTCTTAATCTTCATATCATATCCAAGTATCTTCTCTTGGATTTCAGAGTCAAATTCAATTTATGCAGCATTATTCTCAATAGCTGGCATATCCCTCATGCTCCTCCACGGCTTCAGAGCGGATGCTATTCTAGTGATACTCTCGACGTTCCTCCTAGTCTGGAGGAGGAATAAGCGTCTCTCATACCTCCTCCTAGTATCCGTACTGCTCCTCTACATAGGGGTAGATGTGATTAGGACTAAGCTAGCGATATCAGCTATCGAGAGACCCATCTTCCGACTCAGCACGACTTACTACTACTCTAAGGAGCTGGCATCATATTTCTTCAAGCTAATTCCTATAGAACCATTCTGGCTTACCTCCATACCGCTGCATCAATCTCAGACAATAGGAAGGGGGATCTTCGGTAAGGATTTCGGGATAACCCCAACGATATTCATCGGGATGCTCATGGACCTCGGCTTCATCGGGATGCTGCTCCTATCCTTCCTCATAGGCTCGGTAGCTGGTCACTCCTATATGAAGTTCATCTCGGGGGACGATGAATTTTCATACCCTATAATCTGGCCCATTATAATAACTAGAACGGAGATAGGGCTGACTCAGCTCGATCTCGCCCTTATATTCGGGTCCACTATATTCTCCCTCTTGCTTAACTTTTTTAATGGATCGCGTAGCTCTCAGAGGAGGGTAGGAGAATGCCGTACTACTACCACGGTCCCGTGATGCCTGGGGGCAGGAAGCCGACAGGTGGAAAGATAAGGGTCAGTAGAGGGAAGAGGAAGAGAGAGGCGGGAAGGCATCCAGCTTTCACAACGATAGGTGAGAGGAGACTCAAGCTAGTGAGGATAAGGGGAGGAGGAGTAAAGCTGAGACTCATATCAGGTAATGAAGTGAACGTAGCGGTGGGAGGGGGTGTGACGAAGAGGGCTAAGATACTGGGCTTCATAGAGAACCCATCGGATAAGACGCTGAGCAGGAGGGGTATAATAACTAGGGGAGCTTTAGTTAGGACAGAGTTAGGGGTTGTGAGGATCACCTCGAGGGCGGGTCAGCACGGTCTACTGAACGGAGTCTTAGTGAGGGAGAACGTTGCATCGTAGGGAGAGGAAGGTGATCTATCCATCCTACTTCGACTCAAGATTGAGTAGGAAAGATGGGAGAAGGGTTCCGAGGAGCCTTGCAATAAGGGGGCCAACCCTTCAAGATCTCATAAATGCCCTAAAATCCCTCTCGATGAGTTTCGATGTGGAGAGGGATAAGGGGAGACCATCTAGATGGTATAAGTTCGAAGGGCGCGTTCTAGTCCATTATGAGGGGAAAAAGGAGGAGCTCCTCAAGATATTGGCTGAGGAGATGGTGAGGCAGAGGCGTGAGATTTCTGGGAGAAGTGGTCAAGGTAACTAGGTCAAGGAACTTTCTCGTGAAACTGAAGCCCCCCTTGAAGGAGGATCTAAAAGGTTTCAAAGTGTTACTTGATGATCTATCCTTGGTAGGTATTGTGAGCGATATAATAGGGCCAGTTCACGAGCCCTATGCTCTGGTCAAGATACTGATTCCTCTGGAGAGGGCTAAGGATCTCATAGGAAGGAGAGTGTACCTCGCGGAGAAGGGCGATGAGAGGATCTTGAAACACGGAGAAGATCGCTTATCCTATTGAATAAATAGTTGGATATCCTCTCAGAATCCCCTCTCTCGATTATTATGACCTCGGAGGAGCTCTTCAGCTTCTCTATCTCCTCTATCCTAACTAGGGGTGCTGTACCAACTGAAATTATCTCGGATTCCCATATATCTCTCACTACCTCGAGGAAATTCCTTGAAAGGAGCTCCATTTTCCCTATCTCATCGATCACCACTACCTCGCACTCCTCCAGAGCCCTTCTCAATGCAGGTATGGCTATGGACTCGAACCTCTCGACACTCACTCTGTACTTCGATACTGAGGGGCCCTCCCTGAAGTCCGTCGATGCGAAGATATCAGACTGCCCCGTGAGTATATCCTCGACAGCAAAGCCCTTCCTTATCCCCCTCTCCCTCAATTCCGGTGTCCTTATACCTCCGACCTTAGTACCACTAGCCCTCAGCTTCTCGAGGAGGAGCATTATGCAGGTGGACTTCCCAGACCCGGGCCTCCCTATTATAATGAACTTCCCCTCCTTCCTCATGTGAGCTCAAGATTGACGCTGGCCTTACGCTTATATAGAGAGGGTAAGGTCTCGTTCTACTCTACCGATCTCGAAGAGCTGGCTAAGATGGGATTACCATACACTAAGGCTCCGATCTTCTATAATCCGAGGATGAAGCTCAATAGGGATGTGACGATCTCAATTTTCTCATCATTATCCCTCAAGAGCGCGGCCGATCTCATGGCAGCATCCGGAGTCAGGGCTCTGAGGCTCAAAGCTGAGGGCGGGGCAGAAGAAGTTTTTGCATGCGATTCCAACTGCTTATCAGCTCAGATAATAAAGATGAATGTGAAATTAAACAAATTGAGCGGGATTAGGGTGAAATGTTCTGATGCGAGGCTTGAAGCTGAGAGGATGGCATGGGAAAATGAGAGAGTCGATTACTTAGATCTAGATCCCTTCGGATCTCCAGCTCCCTTCCTGGACTCCTTCCTGAGGGCCGTGAAACGCGGGGGTATAATAGGTATCACAGCCACGGATGAGCCTCCCCTATTCGGCATATATCCCGATAAGTTGCTCAGGTATTATGGAGTTTGGGGAAAGAAATTACCGTTCTGCAAGGAATTTGGGATAAGATCATTAATATCTTTCACGATAAGGACCGCTGCTAGATTGGACCTGGCAGCGGAGCCCCTCCTATCCTACGGAGAGGGGCATTACGTGAGAGCTTACTTCAGGATAGAGAGGGGAGCTGAGAGGTCTAAGCATCTCCTGAAGGAGCTAGGATGGGTTCTTTACAAAGAAGGGGATTTCGAGATAATTAGAGGGATAGATGAGATGCCTAGGGGGGCAATGGGACCCATCTGGGTTGGAAAAATCGTGGAACCTGAATTCCTCGGGAAATTGAGTCCCCTGAATGAGGAAGTTGGGAAGCTATTTGAGAAGCTTAAGGAGGAAGCTGATGGTCCTCCGTTCTATCAAAGGCTGGACATCATATGTTCTAAGCTGAATATGAGGATCCCCAAACCCAAAATCGTGATAGAGTCCCTCAGGGAGATGGGTCACTTTGCGGCGAGATCTCACCTAGATCCACTCGGCATTAAGACGACAGCAAAGAGGGAGGAGATAGAGGATCTAATCAGGAAGCTCACTTCTTCCTGAAGAGGATCATAGCATGCTTAGGATCGTATGGGGAGAGATCTATGGATTCGAGGAGCTCATATTTGCCGGTCCCCAGAACCTCCCTCTCCACTCTCTTGTATATCTTCTTAGGGGGGAGCGTGACATCTATGCTGCTCGCCTTTACTGCTATAACAGCAACTCCACCGCTCTTCAGAAATAGATCAGCGTTCTTGAGCAGGATATCGACTTGATCCGGTTGAGCAACATCCTCATATATGGTATCAACTTCTGTAACGAGCCAACTGTAGCTGTAAGGTCTTCTGGCACTCTCCAGTATTGGAACTATATTCTTCCTATGTTCAGCTACTCTAAGAAGATCTCTCATCACCCAATGCGCTACCTCGACTCCGAATATAACTCCGCTCTCCTCTATAATATCGCTTATATGTGAGGCAGTTGTGCCCGAGGCTATGCCGAGGTAGAGGATCCTGGAACCTCTCTTAAAGGGGAAATTCTTAAGTCCATTATATATAGCTGCGGCTAACTTAGATCTCCTCGGGTTCCATATCCTGTACTCAACTCCCTGAACTTCCTTCAAGGTCTCATCGTATACCTTGATCCCCGGGGTCAGGTTCCTCGTGGCTAAAAGCTTCTTTCCGTCCAAAATCCAATAAACATTCTTAAAATTTTCATCCTCCTTTACTCTCACTCTTAAACGCCTCCATGAACTTCTTCAGTTTCTCCTCTATCTCCATCCTCAAGCGATCCCCTATGTACTTCCCATCCCCGTAAACATCGACTCTAGCGGCTATAGCTATCTTAGTAGCTAGAAGCCTAGATATCTTCCCCCTCAGGCTCTTCGGTGCCCCTCTCACTTCTTTAGCTTGGAATAAGACCCCGTGCTTCGGGGGTTTGGCTCCCTTTGTTAGGTGCATGAATATCGCCTTATGAGCCCCCAATATCTGTATTGAGCTAGCGGGAAGGCTCGCAAGTCTCTCTAGACTTCCTGCAATAGCTATCAATCTAGCACCAACCATAGGGTGAACTACAGCTGATAAGTTCGGAGCAGCTCTTCTCATCAAATCTTCTATGTAGAGCTCCATTTCCCTCTTAGCTTCATAAAGCTCAAGCCAGCTTAGTGCTGCTCTCCTTATTGCCTGAAGATCTATATCACTTAAATCAGCTCCAATAGAATCCCTTGAAGCCTTAATTATCTTCTTAATGATCTTCTCATCGAAACCCGCCTCCTCAAGTATTTTTTGATCTAATTTCTTCCTGTTGGGCTCTAAGGATATGAGCTTGATGAAATCGTAGTGATCCTCTATGAGTTCATCGAGCTCAGGGAAGTGTATGGAGTACCACTCCCTTATCGTAGGAGCTATTATATTCAACGCCTTATTTGAGTGATCGACGAAATCTACGGCCTTTATAACCTGCTGATCTAGAGAACTGAGCCTCTCTCTGACACCAGACTTCGAAAGCAAGATGCCCAGCTCATTTAAGAACTGGAAATATTCCTTCTGCTTGATCTCCCCCCATGCTTGCGAAGCGTATCTCAGAGGGGAGCTCCTGATGATGGAGAAGGGTCTCTCACCCGGGGATAATGTGGAGCTCCTCCCCATCTCATCCAGGATCTCCTTGAGGATTATATCGTTTACTACTATCTCCGCATCTATATTCGATAATATCTTATTCAGGGCCTCCCTTAAGAATTCCCTCTCCTGTAGTATCCTCGCGATGGCCTTCTCATCCCTAGGGAAGGGTACTAGCTCTAGCATCTTTCCATTCTCATCGAGCAATAAGATGCCATAGGGCTGCATCGCCAGGAATGCTCTCAAGAGGACCCCTCAGATCGGATGCTGCCCTGGCTTCCTATTGAGGACGTACCTTTTGCGGTATAAGATCTTCATCCTGACCCTCGGTGGGGGACTATGCCTCTCCCTAGCCTCTACCTTTGGGGTGAGCGATCTAACCTTGCCCGCCTTATTGAGGGCACCATGCGTTCCCCTGGGCATTCTCTCACTATGGCTAAGTGAGGCTCTCCATTAATATATGTTTGCATATACCCGCTGGGCTCCAGCCTCGAGCCCTCCACGAAGCCCTAAGGAAATATGTGATCACTGAAGGAGCTCCTAGGTCTCTCCCTTCTCATCTCTCCTCATCAACAATAGTCTGTAGTTCTCTATAAGACCCAGTATATCGAATTCCATTCTCTTCTGGGATTCCTTAACTTCTTCGCTTCTAGCGAGCAACTTCAGGGCCTCATCCATCGGGATGACTGGAGTCACCCCATTCCAAGCTATCCTATAATTCTCCTCGGAATCGACAAAGATACCCTCCTCCGAAGCCCTCTTCATGAAGTCCGGAGGCGGAGGGCTTCCCTTGTAGAGTATGATCTTCACTCCCATACCCTTGAGCTTCTTGACTACGCTACTACTGGCTCCTGATGCATCCAAAGCCAGTATGGCTTCAGCGCTCTCCGTCATGGAATCTATCTTTTCCTTAGCCAGTGATGAGAGGACCTTTATCTTGATTCCCGGTATCTCACTCCTCTCAGATATCGCTTTTAGCTGGGACCTGAGGAGTTCATTCTGCCATCTTTCCCTCTCCAGCTCCTTCTCAAGCTCCCTTATCCTAGAATCCCTAGCAGATATTCTCCTATCTATCTCTATCTCCAAGTTCTTCATCTCCTCCAAGTATTCTATTCTCCTCCGGAGATCAGAGATCTCCTCATCCTTCCTCCTTATGATTTCCTTGTACCTCTCTATCTCCTCCCTTAGCTCTCTTATCTTCATAATGAGTCTCTTAACGTAATTATCCGCCCTAGCTAACTCCTTCCTCAACTCAAAGTACTTGGATTCCCCTCTGACCTCCTTTGAGGAGAACTCCTCCAAGGCTACGGATATGGGTGTCCCCTTCAGGATCTTGCTCAATATGAGATCAGCATCCTTCCCGAGGCCGGCTTCCTCAATTCTGGCCCTAGCTTTTGCTATCAGATTCTTCGCCTTTTGATAAGCCTTTAAGGCTGCCGCGAGGGAGTCCCTCTCATGGGAGCTCTCAGCCCTCACTCCCTTCTTCTCCTCAAATTCCATAACTATTTTCCTCTTTTCCTCAGCTTTCATATCATATTTAGCAACAATGAGCCTGGAATCAAACATATTAGCTATCCTAACCACGCTTTTCGGGGGAGGATTTACATCGGTTGCTATTATGACTGGGTAGCCATGATTCAGGATCTCCTCAATTATCTCTGATCTAGAAGCTCTCCTCATCGTTTTCAGGGAAAGAACTTCACCATTCAAGTCCATTATCGCTAGACCAACTGACATACCCGGATCTATGCCCACTATCAGCGGCCTGGATTTGGGCAGCGTTGAGAACTGCTCCCCAGGGAACTTCACTTTGCTCTTCCAGGAGTGCGATAATATTATCCTGAAGGGTGACCACTCACTGCTCTCCTTTATGACCCTCCTGACTTCCTCAGGATCCGCGTAAACTATGAATTCAGCTCTCCTAAGTCCCCCCGAAGCTCTCTCAACGTAAAGATCATAGTCAAGATTAGCCTTATCGAGTTCCGTAGCTATTCTATTTGCCTCGCTCAATATACTGGCCTCTATGGATCTCCTCCATCTATCGCTCCCGGATCCCCCTTGCTTGACGCTCCTGTTCCTCGTGACCAGTATCCTGGTCTCCGGATACATAGCTACAGCTTCCGTCCCGACGCCGAGCATAGCTAAGTTTGCCACTATTCTAGCCGTGCCGAGGGGATCGGAGTGGGATGGAGAGGGGAGTCCAGCTTCCTTAGCCACTGAGGATAGTGGCCTTATACCGTTGGGCGATCCGGTAACTTGAATCAGTTTGCATTTCGGTGGCAGCTTTTCCATCACCCTCCTTAAATCGCTGGAATCGGAGGCTATCTCGAAAACGTTATCAGTCGCCAGGATGTTCACATCGTACTTCCTCAGAAGCTCTAATACATCATCGAGGGTCACCTCTTCTGCCTCGAATAAGACCCCTCCCTCTCCGAGGATAGAGATCGAATATAGAGGCTTCCTACTGGACCTCGGAGATCCGGACTTTATATCTATCCCGGCGACCCTCAAATCCGCCATTCAGTTTGATGCCCGATGGATGCTTTATTAAAGTTTACCATGCAATCGACCGTGGATGAGGGGCAAGTTAATCGCTTCAATCCTCATATTGCTCCAGCTCAACCCCTTGCCCTTGCTCTCACAAGGAGGGGTTTACGTTCAGATAGAGCCGAGAGAACCGTGCATAGCCGGATTTCCCTGTAAAATAAACATATCGATATCTAATAGCGATGGAACTATATTACTGCATAAGCTGAAGCTCATAACACCTTGGGGAGCATTCGTGAGGGACCTGGGGCTGAGGGAAATGAGAGCTGGCGAGTCCCTGAAGGTATACGTAGTGGTGAACGTGAGCATCGACTCCCTAGAGGGCCCTAACTTCATGAGGCCTGAGCTCATCTACTTCGTCAAAGGGGATATAGGGATGAAGAGCTCTCAGGGAAATTCCTCCGCCATCCTGATTCAGCGTTCCAGGATCGCTGTTAGCCTTCTATCCTCCCCTCTGAGCTATCAAATCTCCTTAGGCGAGCCTCTGATCTTAGAAGGGAGTTTCAGGGTTGATGGGATCCCCAGCGACTTCTACCCCACATTAAGAGTTTATGTGGATGGCGCCCTCGCTATCGAGAAGGAAATGAATTCATCGAGTGGTCTCTTCTCAATTCAGGTTCCATTGGCTAAACCGGGCATTCATGAGGTCAACTTGAGCCTCTGCTATCTTATAGGATGCGAGTCCAAGGCATTCAGTGTGCTCGTGAGAGAGGCTCCCAAGGAGCAGCTATCTATGGAACTGAACTCCACGAAGGGGTACTTTCAAGACCTCCTGAACTACTACAGGACAGCTGTCAACGATTCGATCCCGATCCCGGGATATGTGCTCTCCAATATATCTGCGATAGATTCTCTAATCAGAGAAGCGGAGGCTATCTTGAGCGGAAATATGACAGGGGATGAGCAGAGGGTGAGGGATCT
The sequence above is drawn from the Candidatus Korarchaeum cryptofilum OPF8 genome and encodes:
- a CDS encoding DUF460 domain-containing protein is translated as MADLRVAGIDIKSGSPRSSRKPLYSISILGEGGVLFEAEEVTLDDVLELLRKYDVNILATDNVFEIASDSSDLRRVMEKLPPKCKLIQVTGSPNGIRPLSSVAKEAGLPSPSHSDPLGTARIVANLAMLGVGTEAVAMYPETRILVTRNRSVKQGGSGSDRWRRSIEASILSEANRIATELDKANLDYDLYVERASGGLRRAEFIVYADPEEVRRVIKESSEWSPFRIILSHSWKSKVKFPGEQFSTLPKSRPLIVGIDPGMSVGLAIMDLNGEVLSLKTMRRASRSEIIEEILNHGYPVIIATDVNPPPKSVVRIANMFDSRLIVAKYDMKAEEKRKIVMEFEEKKGVRAESSHERDSLAAALKAYQKAKNLIAKARARIEEAGLGKDADLILSKILKGTPISVALEEFSSKEVRGESKYFELRKELARADNYVKRLIMKIRELREEIERYKEIIRRKDEEISDLRRRIEYLEEMKNLEIEIDRRISARDSRIRELEKELERERWQNELLRSQLKAISERSEIPGIKIKVLSSLAKEKIDSMTESAEAILALDASGASSSVVKKLKGMGVKIILYKGSPPPPDFMKRASEEGIFVDSEENYRIAWNGVTPVIPMDEALKLLARSEEVKESQKRMEFDILGLIENYRLLLMRRDEKGET